In a genomic window of Bicyclus anynana chromosome 5, ilBicAnyn1.1, whole genome shotgun sequence:
- the LOC112052877 gene encoding eukaryotic translation initiation factor 1A, X-chromosomal, which yields MPKNKGKGGKNRRRGKNENETEKRELVFKEDGQEYAQVTKMLGNGRLEAMCFDGIKRLCHIRGKLRKKVWINQGDIILIGLRDYQDAKADVILKYTPDEARNLKTYGEFPETVRINETVVYSVDGLDEDIEFGDEVSSEDEADAVDAI from the coding sequence atgccGAAGAATAAAGGAAAAGGTGGTAAAAACAGAAGGAGGGGAAAAAATGAAAACGAAACAGAGAAACGTGAGTTAGTCTTCAAAGAAGACGGACAGGAGTACGCCCAAGTCACAAAGATGCTCGGTAATGGCCGCTTGGAGGCCATGTGCTTTGATGGCATAAAACGTCTTTGCCACATCAGAggaaaattacgaaaaaaagTATGGATAAATCAAGGAGATATTATACTTATCGGTTTACGTGATTACCAGGACGCCAAAGCTGACGTCATCTTAAAGTATACCCCCGACGAGGCCAGGAATCTGAAAACGTACGGAGAGTTCCCTGAAACAGTACGCATCAATGAGACTGTAGTGTATTCTGTCGACGGGCTGGACGAAGATATCGAATTCGGAGACGAGGTTAGCTCCGAAGACGAAGCGGACGCTGTTGATGCTATCTaa